The following coding sequences are from one Gemmatimonadaceae bacterium window:
- a CDS encoding PAS domain-containing sensor histidine kinase translates to MSPKRPMEDKPEQQDRPRDEHRSRLARLAVSGRLFRLLVESVTDYAIFVVDSAGNVQSWNPGAQRLKGYTENEIVGKHFSIFYPEADVVARKPAKELKIASAVGRVEDEGWRIRKDGTRFWANVVITALRGDSGELLGFAKITRDLTARRDAEEQARSLAAERAARSEAEKHRLELLRLTEELQQQALELEAQTDEAQSLTEELEQTNEELQRQAGEADAAREAAEAARAEADLANTAKTEFLAVMSHELRTPLNAIAGYAELLRMGIRGPVTKEQLADLDRIARSERTLLALVNDILNYARMEAGQVHYAVERVLVSNLLADIEALVGPQLREKNLRFSLGTCDGDLVVRADADKARQILVNLMSNAVKFTPPGGSVEVTCGADVLNARITVRDTGVGIPPEKLQVVFEPFVQLDRSLTSAREGAGLGLAISRDLALAMGGDLVAESTVGRGSSFILTLPLASTSQFADVAQPQSSSRDQLRQ, encoded by the coding sequence ATGTCGCCTAAGAGGCCGATGGAAGACAAGCCGGAGCAACAAGATCGTCCGCGAGATGAGCATCGTTCTCGTCTAGCCAGACTCGCGGTCTCGGGTCGCCTATTCCGGTTGCTCGTCGAGAGCGTCACGGACTACGCGATTTTCGTCGTCGATTCCGCCGGCAACGTCCAGAGTTGGAACCCCGGTGCGCAACGACTGAAGGGCTACACTGAAAATGAAATTGTTGGTAAGCACTTTTCCATTTTCTATCCGGAAGCGGACGTCGTCGCACGCAAACCCGCCAAAGAGCTCAAGATCGCATCCGCGGTCGGACGTGTCGAAGACGAGGGATGGCGCATCCGCAAAGACGGTACGCGGTTCTGGGCCAACGTCGTCATCACCGCGCTCCGTGGCGACAGCGGGGAGCTGCTCGGATTCGCGAAGATCACTCGTGATCTCACCGCGAGACGCGACGCCGAGGAACAGGCGCGGTCTCTCGCCGCCGAACGAGCAGCTCGGAGCGAAGCAGAAAAGCATAGACTGGAGCTGCTCCGACTTACGGAGGAGCTTCAGCAGCAGGCGCTCGAGCTCGAAGCCCAGACGGACGAAGCGCAATCGCTGACCGAGGAGCTCGAGCAAACCAACGAAGAGCTACAGCGGCAAGCGGGCGAAGCAGACGCGGCGCGCGAGGCAGCGGAGGCGGCACGTGCCGAAGCCGACCTGGCGAACACGGCGAAGACCGAGTTCCTCGCCGTCATGAGTCACGAGCTACGCACACCCCTCAACGCGATTGCCGGCTACGCGGAACTGTTGCGCATGGGGATTCGTGGTCCCGTCACGAAGGAGCAGCTCGCCGATCTGGATCGCATCGCTCGCAGCGAGCGCACGCTCCTGGCTCTCGTGAATGACATTCTCAATTACGCGCGAATGGAGGCGGGCCAGGTTCACTACGCTGTGGAGCGCGTACTCGTGTCCAACCTTCTCGCCGACATCGAAGCGCTCGTGGGGCCACAGCTTCGCGAGAAGAACCTGCGATTCTCACTTGGCACCTGCGATGGCGACCTGGTGGTCCGTGCTGATGCCGATAAAGCCCGACAGATTCTCGTCAACCTGATGTCGAACGCGGTGAAGTTTACGCCGCCGGGAGGGTCGGTCGAAGTCACGTGTGGGGCCGACGTCCTGAATGCACGGATCACGGTTCGCGATACCGGCGTCGGCATTCCGCCGGAGAAGCTCCAGGTCGTCTTCGAGCCATTTGTGCAGCTCGATCGGAGCCTAACGAGCGCGAGGGAGGGAGCGGGGCTCGGACTTGCAATCAGCCGCGATCTTGCTCTCGCGATGGGGGGTGATCTCGTCGCCGAAAGTACCGTCGGCCGGGGCTCGTCCTTCATTCTCACGCTGCCATTGGCGAGCACATCGCAATTTGCCGACGTCGCACAGCCACAGAGCTCGAGCCGAGATCAGCTGAGGCAATAG
- a CDS encoding prolyl oligopeptidase family serine peptidase yields the protein MPRRRPVVFGRITRAVLTPISVAALAGGFAPAVAQTSSSPAGFTIQQVTSYPYPTELTTAPNGSRIAWVFDERGVRNLYAAEGPDFQARKLTDYPNDDGQELTNLSISADGKWVVYVRGGDHDANWAAEGGLAPDPTSSPVQPRVEIWTVSFAGGVPKLLAQGDAPVISPRSDRVAYESNGQIFIVPIDGSAAGKRLFFSRGTSHSPEWSPDGSRLAFVSSRGDHSFIGVFTSETEPILWLAPSTSRDAVPRWSPDGAHVAFVRLRGAGGAPQSLLELHPNPWQIWTADAHSGEGRAIWKSPEALHGSYPTSEGQANLHWMSGDRITFLADLDGWPHLYSISESGGAPLLLTPGKFMVEYVAPSPDRKYLVFNANTGAGREDVDRRHLFTVPVDRAQPVERTPGDGLEWTPNVTGDGSTIVFIAAGAKRPPLPAVMPAAGGARRLIAADHIPPDFPTDQLVTPKMVVFRAADGTMVHGQLFERAGGTARKPAVVFVHGGPPRQMLLGWHYMDYYTNSYAMNQYLASNGYVVLSVNYRLGVGYGHDFHHPAHAGALGASEYQDVKAGGLYLRSLPEVDAKRIGIWGGSYGGFLTALALGRNSDIFAAGVDLHGVHDFTTPESGAGRTFAAAAEGARFNEPPDLDRARTVAWQSSPVSAVKTWTSPVLLIQGDDDRNVRFHQTVDLARRLAARDVAFEELVLPDEIHGFLRHASWITADSAAARFFDRTLGAAKTTTAAAGR from the coding sequence ATGCCTCGTCGCCGTCCCGTCGTCTTCGGCCGCATCACTCGCGCCGTACTCACCCCGATCTCGGTTGCCGCGCTTGCCGGCGGCTTTGCTCCCGCAGTCGCGCAGACCTCTTCGTCACCCGCTGGGTTCACTATCCAGCAGGTCACCAGCTATCCGTATCCGACCGAACTGACAACCGCGCCGAACGGGTCGCGCATCGCGTGGGTCTTCGATGAGCGCGGCGTCCGGAACCTGTACGCGGCCGAAGGTCCCGACTTCCAGGCGCGCAAGCTCACCGACTACCCGAACGACGACGGCCAGGAGTTGACAAATCTCTCAATCTCCGCCGATGGCAAGTGGGTTGTCTACGTGCGCGGCGGTGATCACGACGCCAACTGGGCCGCCGAGGGCGGCCTCGCGCCCGATCCCACATCGAGTCCCGTGCAACCGCGCGTCGAGATCTGGACTGTCTCTTTCGCGGGCGGCGTGCCGAAGCTGCTCGCACAGGGTGACGCACCGGTGATCTCGCCGAGGAGTGACCGCGTAGCCTACGAGAGCAACGGCCAGATCTTCATCGTACCGATCGACGGGAGCGCGGCAGGCAAGCGCCTCTTCTTCTCACGCGGCACGAGCCACTCGCCCGAGTGGTCGCCCGACGGCAGTCGTCTCGCCTTCGTCTCCAGCCGCGGTGACCACAGCTTCATCGGCGTCTTCACCTCCGAGACGGAGCCGATTCTGTGGCTCGCGCCGTCGACGAGCCGCGACGCGGTGCCCCGCTGGTCGCCCGATGGCGCGCACGTCGCCTTCGTTAGGCTGCGCGGCGCGGGTGGAGCGCCCCAATCTTTGCTCGAGCTGCATCCGAATCCCTGGCAGATCTGGACGGCGGACGCGCATAGCGGCGAAGGCCGCGCGATCTGGAAGAGTCCCGAGGCGCTCCATGGTTCCTATCCAACCAGCGAGGGACAGGCGAACCTGCATTGGATGAGCGGTGACCGGATCACCTTCCTCGCCGATCTCGATGGCTGGCCACACCTCTACTCCATCTCCGAGAGCGGTGGTGCGCCGCTCCTCCTGACACCAGGAAAATTCATGGTGGAGTACGTCGCGCCCAGCCCGGACCGCAAATATCTCGTCTTCAACGCGAACACAGGAGCGGGTCGCGAGGACGTCGACCGGCGACACCTCTTCACCGTGCCCGTGGACCGAGCGCAGCCCGTCGAGCGCACGCCTGGCGACGGACTGGAGTGGACGCCTAACGTCACAGGCGATGGCTCGACAATCGTATTCATTGCCGCCGGTGCCAAGCGGCCGCCACTCCCAGCGGTGATGCCCGCGGCCGGCGGCGCGCGGCGCCTCATCGCCGCCGATCACATCCCGCCCGACTTCCCGACGGATCAACTGGTGACGCCGAAGATGGTCGTCTTCCGTGCCGCCGACGGCACGATGGTACACGGACAGCTCTTCGAGCGCGCCGGTGGAACCGCTCGGAAGCCGGCCGTCGTTTTCGTCCATGGCGGGCCGCCGCGACAGATGCTCCTCGGCTGGCACTACATGGACTATTACACGAACTCGTACGCGATGAATCAGTACCTCGCGAGCAACGGCTACGTCGTACTGTCGGTGAACTACCGGCTCGGCGTGGGCTATGGGCACGACTTCCATCACCCGGCGCACGCTGGCGCGTTAGGCGCATCGGAGTATCAGGACGTGAAGGCCGGCGGCCTGTATCTTCGCTCCTTGCCCGAGGTCGATGCGAAACGCATCGGCATCTGGGGCGGCTCGTACGGCGGATTCCTTACCGCGCTTGCCCTCGGTCGAAACTCCGACATTTTCGCTGCCGGTGTCGATCTTCACGGTGTGCACGACTTCACGACGCCCGAGTCAGGCGCGGGCCGGACCTTCGCCGCTGCGGCCGAGGGCGCTCGCTTCAACGAGCCACCCGATCTCGATCGCGCGCGCACGGTGGCCTGGCAGTCGTCGCCCGTTTCGGCGGTGAAGACGTGGACGTCGCCAGTGCTCCTCATCCAGGGCGACGACGATCGCAACGTGCGATTCCATCAGACGGTGGACCTCGCGCGTCGTCTCGCGGCGCGGGATGTCGCGTTCGAGGAGCTCGTCCTTCCCGACGAGATCCACGGCTTTCTTCGCCACGCTTCGTGGATCACGGCAGACAGTGCGGCGGCACGATTCTTCGATCGCACGTTAGGCGCAGCGAAGACAACGACCGCTGCGGCGGGACGCTGA
- a CDS encoding AAA family ATPase, which translates to MSPLNIFQRLSSAPTNPHAPVVPRTFDVAELYRGPVSLPTDDEPGAAPLDEKLRQAYFWIVNTAIISPHYDIEYNGAPPQSFAVGDGTSRLTLPSAQSYSGFVLLPVLTFATRRKCLFIGGPGRGKTASALLMGVLAGYSVREVRRAMQHGHPQMTIADLLGTPLPADLVAAQRVEDIRISWRAWLAMRVKIVDEYNRIPTRTQSALLTVMADNYAEVLDHIYECPESAWFLTANDDRGGGTYQVIEALRDRIDVVVQALAFNPRFLSELLTRIEERVRPEEVVPRQIVFTESEIDRIQEAILAVELPEPVRRRLEFFASQFELCDVAAEQFEYKTKDTARLAGAEWHMLVAQDTGRDRLKDLGCQTTNGVSVRALQTLIHYAKAIAYFRGNGVVELEDVRQVLPFVMHDKLTPDPDAPFFDAAGNAALRTDRIGWLRRLFDLSCAEYDQLDLDRDDAVGALLAELRRGVDGVNERQVRDRLVRIERLVGELTKGRKLYGHLYDDLLVLKYLHQRYTNYLHWLEAR; encoded by the coding sequence GTGTCTCCGCTCAACATCTTCCAGCGTCTCTCCTCGGCGCCGACGAATCCACATGCACCCGTGGTGCCACGGACCTTCGACGTGGCTGAGCTCTATCGCGGACCTGTGTCTTTGCCGACCGACGATGAGCCAGGCGCAGCGCCGCTCGACGAAAAGTTGCGTCAGGCCTATTTCTGGATCGTCAACACCGCGATCATCAGCCCGCATTACGACATCGAGTACAACGGCGCCCCGCCGCAATCCTTTGCCGTCGGCGATGGCACGAGCCGCCTCACGCTGCCCTCGGCGCAGAGTTACTCCGGCTTCGTCCTTCTCCCGGTGCTGACCTTCGCCACCAGGCGAAAGTGTCTGTTCATCGGCGGTCCTGGGCGAGGGAAGACCGCGAGCGCACTGCTGATGGGCGTCCTCGCCGGCTACTCGGTCCGCGAGGTCCGACGCGCCATGCAGCATGGCCATCCCCAGATGACGATCGCCGATCTCCTCGGCACGCCGCTTCCCGCCGACCTCGTTGCCGCGCAACGTGTCGAGGACATTCGCATCTCGTGGCGCGCGTGGCTTGCTATGCGCGTGAAGATCGTCGATGAGTACAATCGCATCCCGACGCGGACGCAGAGCGCGCTGCTCACGGTGATGGCCGACAACTACGCCGAGGTGCTCGATCACATCTACGAGTGCCCCGAGTCAGCGTGGTTCCTCACGGCGAACGATGATCGCGGCGGCGGAACGTACCAGGTGATCGAAGCACTGCGCGATCGAATCGACGTCGTCGTTCAGGCGCTTGCCTTCAATCCGCGATTCCTCAGCGAGCTGCTCACACGAATCGAGGAGCGCGTGCGGCCGGAAGAAGTCGTACCACGGCAGATCGTCTTCACGGAGAGCGAAATCGATCGCATTCAGGAAGCGATCCTTGCCGTCGAACTTCCGGAGCCGGTCAGGCGACGCCTGGAGTTTTTTGCCAGCCAGTTCGAGCTCTGCGACGTGGCGGCCGAGCAGTTCGAGTACAAGACCAAGGACACGGCGCGATTGGCCGGTGCGGAGTGGCATATGTTGGTCGCGCAGGATACGGGCCGCGATCGGCTCAAGGACCTGGGATGCCAGACGACGAATGGCGTGTCGGTTCGCGCGCTCCAGACGTTGATTCACTACGCGAAGGCGATCGCCTACTTCCGAGGCAACGGGGTGGTCGAGCTCGAGGACGTACGACAGGTCTTGCCGTTCGTGATGCACGACAAGCTCACTCCCGATCCCGACGCGCCTTTCTTCGACGCCGCGGGGAACGCCGCGCTCCGCACCGACCGTATTGGCTGGCTGCGCCGCCTGTTCGATCTGAGTTGCGCCGAGTACGACCAACTCGACCTGGATCGTGATGACGCCGTCGGCGCGCTCCTCGCCGAGTTGCGACGTGGCGTTGATGGTGTGAACGAGCGTCAGGTCCGCGACCGTCTCGTGCGCATCGAGCGCCTGGTCGGAGAGCTCACGAAGGGGCGCAAGCTCTACGGTCATCTCTACGACGATCTCCTCGTGCTCAAGTATCTCCATCAACGCTACACGAACTATCTGCACTGGCTGGAGGCGCGTTAG
- a CDS encoding radical SAM protein — MIVVWRITERCNLACGFCAYDRRLERSRQSADRGTVLAFGSALAAYQRAAGDQVLVSWLGGEPLLWTQLEGLTIPFVRELGLRVSVTTNGTALASGRVCEHILEYYDELTVSVDGLGEAHDRVRGWVGGFAVLRRVVPLLAAGRKRGATPRLRVNVVLMRDNVHEFAQLCLELATWGIDEITFNQLGGNDRPEFWVEHHLLPSDVDRLACDIPMLRERLAACGVTLRGGDRYLERIRSSAEGRRLPVRDCGPGERFLFVGERGLIAPCSFTSDEFGVPISELSGAEDIASLPARFATMRSRRSMPPAVCGDCPSTQVFDKFQSA; from the coding sequence GTGATCGTCGTCTGGCGGATTACCGAGCGATGCAACCTCGCATGCGGCTTTTGCGCCTACGATCGCCGCCTCGAACGTTCGCGACAGAGCGCCGATCGCGGGACAGTGCTTGCGTTTGGATCGGCGCTCGCGGCATATCAACGCGCCGCGGGTGACCAAGTGCTCGTGAGCTGGTTGGGGGGTGAGCCGCTGCTGTGGACGCAGCTCGAAGGCTTGACGATCCCTTTCGTACGCGAGCTCGGACTTCGCGTCAGCGTCACGACCAACGGCACTGCGCTCGCGTCCGGGCGCGTATGTGAGCACATCCTCGAGTACTACGACGAGCTCACCGTCAGCGTCGACGGGCTCGGTGAGGCCCATGACCGAGTGCGGGGGTGGGTTGGCGGATTTGCCGTGCTGCGCCGCGTCGTGCCGTTGCTAGCCGCAGGGAGGAAACGCGGCGCAACCCCACGTCTGCGAGTGAACGTGGTGCTCATGCGCGACAACGTCCACGAGTTCGCACAGCTATGTCTCGAGCTGGCGACGTGGGGCATCGATGAGATCACGTTCAATCAATTGGGAGGCAACGACCGCCCCGAATTCTGGGTCGAGCACCACCTGTTGCCGAGCGACGTCGACCGTCTCGCTTGCGATATCCCGATGCTACGCGAGCGGCTCGCCGCATGCGGCGTGACATTGCGCGGGGGAGACCGCTACCTGGAGCGTATCAGAAGCTCCGCTGAAGGCCGACGTCTGCCTGTGCGCGACTGCGGACCTGGCGAGCGCTTCCTCTTTGTGGGTGAGCGTGGACTCATTGCGCCCTGCAGCTTTACCAGCGATGAATTCGGCGTGCCCATTTCGGAGTTGTCAGGCGCGGAGGATATCGCGTCGTTGCCGGCGCGGTTCGCCACGATGCGCAGCCGACGATCGATGCCGCCCGCTGTCTGCGGCGATTGCCCGAGCACGCAGGTGTTCGACAAGTTCCAAAGCGCTTAA
- a CDS encoding AAA family ATPase encodes MTARRFRRGLVVGKFSPLHRGHELVIERALALCDDVVVISYSKPELPGCAPERRERWLATRFPQTRRLVVSDGSLASHRDRSQFGEMPPNDADADTHRRFVAYLCRCVLDVEIDAVFTSEGYGDGFAATLEAEQRRHRRDAPSVTHLCVDIDRQIVPVSATMIRADVHAHRHSLSPEVYASFVKRVCILGGESSGKSTLAERLAAALDTVYVPEYGRELWERQRGLLAFDDLCAIGERQVALEEEATTRAREFLICDTSPLTTLFYSRHLFGRADPTLECLAASTRYDVSVLCAPDFPFAQDGTRQDDAFRLRQHEWYAAELTARRDVWLVVEGAVDQRVQAVAAFLRLPMTGESPTRSPLSRLSNR; translated from the coding sequence CTGACTGCACGTCGTTTTCGGCGCGGACTCGTCGTCGGAAAGTTCTCGCCGCTGCATCGAGGACACGAGCTCGTCATCGAGCGAGCGCTCGCGCTCTGCGACGACGTGGTCGTCATCAGCTACTCGAAGCCGGAGTTGCCGGGTTGCGCGCCTGAACGGCGCGAGCGGTGGCTTGCCACGCGCTTTCCGCAAACGCGCCGGCTCGTCGTGAGCGATGGGTCGCTGGCGTCGCATCGTGACAGGTCGCAGTTCGGCGAGATGCCACCTAACGATGCCGATGCGGACACCCACCGGCGCTTCGTCGCATACTTGTGCCGGTGCGTGCTCGACGTGGAGATCGACGCTGTCTTTACCAGTGAGGGCTACGGTGATGGCTTCGCCGCGACGCTCGAGGCAGAGCAACGACGCCATCGTCGCGATGCGCCTTCGGTCACGCACCTTTGCGTGGATATCGATCGGCAGATCGTGCCCGTCTCCGCCACGATGATCCGCGCCGACGTGCACGCGCATCGGCACTCTCTCTCGCCGGAGGTCTACGCGTCATTCGTGAAACGCGTGTGCATCCTCGGCGGCGAGTCGAGTGGCAAGAGCACGCTCGCCGAGCGGCTCGCCGCGGCTCTCGACACGGTGTACGTCCCCGAGTATGGCCGAGAGCTTTGGGAGCGACAGCGCGGCCTGCTCGCGTTCGATGACCTGTGCGCGATTGGCGAGCGACAGGTCGCGCTGGAGGAAGAAGCGACAACGCGCGCGCGCGAGTTTCTAATTTGCGATACGTCGCCGCTCACCACGCTGTTTTACAGTCGGCACCTCTTCGGCCGTGCCGATCCGACTCTCGAATGCCTCGCGGCGTCGACGCGGTACGATGTCAGCGTGCTCTGCGCGCCGGATTTTCCGTTCGCCCAGGACGGTACGCGACAGGACGACGCGTTTCGGCTGCGCCAGCACGAGTGGTACGCCGCCGAGTTGACAGCGCGCCGCGACGTGTGGCTCGTCGTCGAAGGTGCCGTCGATCAACGCGTACAAGCTGTCGCCGCGTTTCTCCGGCTACCGATGACCGGCGAGAGCCCGACACGAAGTCCACTGAGCCGGCTGTCCAACCGATGA
- a CDS encoding alpha/beta fold hydrolase — MHGAAFATLAVVAIALAVAAFLPVRTTDLGAHPKPMSEYESATAEIGRREQTDARVAASSGRSILLAHGRRTPIAVLLLHGYTNSPLQFDSLGRILYAEGDNVYIPRLPHHALAADGSAALSQILATELRAAADSAVDVTDGLGDTVVVVGLSLGGTMASWIAQYRPDVRRAVIVAPLMALARVPSALEMPLVNLAVRMPNVMRSDAQDAREPDRDQGWSSHSLGQILRLGLVVQRASVDTAPASREMDMLLNGHDHSISPRPVLAVARRWRSHGATVHVYQLSTSLGLPHDVIDPRQRVRRLDVVYPAIVALLRGDRPLGGNIEEMSFAR, encoded by the coding sequence ATGCACGGAGCCGCTTTCGCCACGCTGGCTGTGGTCGCAATCGCCTTGGCTGTGGCCGCGTTCCTACCCGTCCGGACGACCGATCTCGGTGCGCATCCGAAGCCGATGAGCGAATACGAATCAGCCACGGCGGAGATCGGGCGCCGCGAACAAACGGATGCGCGTGTCGCGGCGTCGAGCGGGCGTTCGATTCTTCTCGCGCACGGCCGGCGGACGCCCATCGCCGTGCTGTTGTTGCATGGCTACACGAACTCGCCGTTACAATTCGATTCGCTCGGCCGGATCTTGTATGCCGAGGGAGACAACGTCTACATCCCACGCCTTCCACATCACGCGCTTGCTGCCGATGGGTCGGCGGCGCTCTCCCAGATACTGGCGACCGAACTGCGAGCGGCGGCCGACTCGGCGGTCGATGTGACTGACGGGTTGGGCGACACCGTCGTCGTGGTCGGATTGAGCTTGGGTGGAACGATGGCATCGTGGATCGCTCAGTATCGACCAGACGTACGCCGAGCAGTGATCGTCGCCCCACTCATGGCCCTCGCGCGGGTCCCGTCCGCACTCGAGATGCCACTCGTGAATCTCGCGGTGCGCATGCCTAACGTGATGCGTTCGGACGCCCAGGACGCGCGCGAGCCAGACCGCGACCAAGGTTGGAGCTCGCATAGCCTTGGACAGATCCTGCGACTCGGACTCGTTGTGCAAAGGGCTTCCGTTGATACCGCACCGGCCAGCAGAGAAATGGATATGCTGCTGAATGGCCACGATCATAGCATCTCGCCGCGTCCCGTGCTCGCGGTCGCACGTCGGTGGCGTAGCCATGGCGCAACCGTGCACGTGTATCAGCTGTCAACGAGCCTCGGGCTCCCGCATGACGTCATCGATCCTCGACAACGCGTGCGACGTCTGGACGTCGTCTATCCTGCGATCGTCGCGCTCCTGCGCGGCGATCGTCCGCTGGGTGGGAATATCGAGGAGATGTCCTTCGCGCGCTGA